The following coding sequences lie in one Lolium perenne isolate Kyuss_39 chromosome 2, Kyuss_2.0, whole genome shotgun sequence genomic window:
- the LOC127333388 gene encoding protein C2-DOMAIN ABA-RELATED 5: MECLLGLLKVKVVRGLNLAICDPLSHSSDPYVVIHLGQQKVKSSIKYKTINPEWNEELTLSITNMMLPVKIDVFDHDTFTKDDSMGDAEFCILDFVEVAKKDLNGLPDGTVMKTLHPDKDNCLAAESHIKWKDGKVTQDIFLKLRNTETGELVLHLEWVSIPGITH; this comes from the exons ATGGAGTGCCTGCTTGGGCTGCTCAAGGTGAAGGTGGTGCGCGGGCTCAACTTGGCCATCTGTGACCCCCTCTCCCACAGCAGCGACCCCTACGTCGTCATCCACCTCGGCCAGCAG AAAGTGAAGTCCAGTATCAAATATAAGACCATCAACCCAGAATGGAACGAGGAGCTCACCCTGTCCATCACAAACATGATGCTCCCGGTTAAGATT GATGTCTTTGACCACGATACTTTCACCAAGGATGACAGCATGGGCGACGCAGAGTTCTGCATCCTCGACTTTGTCGAAGTCGCCAAGAAGGACCTGAACGGCCTCCCCGATGGCACGGTGATGAAGACGCTCCACCCTGATAAGGACAACTGCTTGGCAGCCGAGAGCCACATCAAATGGAAGGACGGCAAGGTCACCCAGGACATCTTCCTGAAGCTCAGGAACACCGAGACCGGCGAGCTAGTCCTGCACCTCGAGTGGGTTAGCATCCCAGGTATCACGCACTGA